The Candidatus Zixiibacteriota bacterium genome has a segment encoding these proteins:
- a CDS encoding flagellin → MSLRINHNIAAINANRNLKLTTTALNKSMEKLSSGFRINQAADDPAGLVISEQFRSQIAGLNRAIENSEGSISMIQTAEGALTEINSLLVSMRELAIHAANEGFNDADQLAADQAEIENAISTIDRIAANTQFGTKKLLDGSKDNIATITSSNSSELRIRRSDLTDGTHSVTITKTAESSASLNTASLGLSLRNTDGDPYNLDERIHNVDVVQASDVAKKRSGSITLTDAFGNGLQVNTASAIATINATATSGAVQASTAGVYNVVVNYQENGESPTGNQTLTVTLADGDTQADVVSKLNTEVALNAGLSGKVVFAADGDEISLQTTNRGAQYSIQTGASTKVSGGTAGVNYLTFTSGTARGVSDDGLNITVNTEQNGNTNAQIQLSATTFTSYSQLVDDINAALASSTAFATISGGVNDIEAYLVDTNKIEFRTKDEGSSYSIQILSDDGDTTTGNLRFALNMTNDTLAVRGTNAIIRFDNYTNEIDKVAYATTQNVTLYNAADADPSRGSIDMIVAKATTGINVGNLLLDVDAARFDVRLDGGPAQSVTAGFNATVYNADRTESLLLSVGLTSTGGTETINNTDQSLVFQIGANVGQTASIGLRDMSASSLGKNIVSNLFRSLSEIDVTTVEGAQDAQTIIDAAINEVSTTRGTLGSFQKNTLESNLRNLRIAAQNLTASESMIRDTDMAEEMSEFTKNQILVQAGTAMLAQANQVPQTVLSLF, encoded by the coding sequence ATGTCACTTCGCATCAATCACAACATTGCGGCCATCAATGCGAACCGCAACCTGAAGCTGACGACCACGGCTCTGAACAAGTCGATGGAGAAGCTGTCGTCAGGTTTTCGCATTAACCAGGCCGCCGATGATCCGGCAGGATTGGTGATTTCCGAGCAGTTCCGCTCGCAGATTGCGGGTCTCAACCGCGCGATCGAGAACTCGGAAGGATCGATTTCGATGATCCAGACCGCGGAAGGCGCGCTGACTGAGATCAACAGCCTGCTGGTTTCGATGCGCGAACTGGCCATCCACGCCGCCAACGAAGGCTTCAACGACGCCGACCAGCTGGCAGCCGACCAGGCCGAAATCGAGAATGCCATCTCGACGATCGACCGTATCGCCGCCAACACGCAGTTCGGTACGAAGAAGCTGCTCGATGGCTCCAAGGACAACATCGCGACGATCACGTCGTCCAACTCGTCCGAGCTGCGGATTCGCCGCTCAGACCTGACCGACGGTACCCATTCGGTCACGATCACCAAGACGGCCGAATCGTCTGCGTCGCTGAACACGGCGTCGCTGGGTCTGTCGCTGCGGAACACCGACGGCGATCCGTACAACCTCGACGAGCGCATCCACAACGTGGACGTCGTGCAGGCTTCCGACGTTGCCAAGAAGCGTTCCGGTTCGATCACGCTGACCGATGCGTTCGGCAACGGTTTGCAGGTCAATACCGCGTCCGCGATTGCCACGATCAACGCCACCGCGACCTCGGGCGCTGTCCAGGCCTCGACCGCCGGCGTGTACAACGTCGTGGTCAACTACCAGGAGAACGGCGAGTCCCCGACGGGCAACCAGACGTTGACCGTGACGCTGGCCGACGGCGACACGCAGGCTGACGTTGTCAGCAAGTTGAACACAGAGGTCGCGCTGAACGCCGGCCTGTCCGGCAAGGTCGTTTTCGCGGCCGACGGCGACGAGATCTCGCTGCAGACCACCAACCGCGGCGCGCAGTACTCGATCCAGACCGGCGCCTCGACGAAGGTGTCGGGCGGCACGGCCGGCGTCAACTACCTGACCTTCACGTCCGGTACCGCTCGTGGTGTCTCCGACGATGGTCTGAACATCACCGTCAACACCGAGCAGAACGGCAACACGAACGCCCAGATTCAGTTGTCCGCGACGACGTTTACGTCGTACTCGCAGCTGGTCGATGATATCAACGCCGCGCTGGCTTCCAGCACCGCGTTTGCGACGATCTCGGGCGGCGTCAACGACATCGAAGCCTACCTCGTTGACACCAACAAGATCGAATTCCGGACGAAGGACGAGGGTTCGAGCTACTCGATCCAGATCCTCAGCGACGATGGTGACACCACCACCGGCAACCTGCGCTTCGCGCTGAACATGACGAACGACACGCTGGCCGTTCGCGGCACGAACGCGATCATCCGGTTCGACAACTACACGAACGAAATCGACAAGGTCGCCTATGCCACGACGCAGAACGTGACCCTGTACAATGCGGCGGATGCGGATCCGAGCCGCGGCAGCATCGACATGATCGTTGCCAAGGCGACGACCGGTATCAACGTCGGTAACCTGCTGCTCGATGTCGATGCGGCGAGGTTCGACGTGCGTCTCGACGGCGGTCCGGCCCAGTCCGTGACGGCCGGCTTCAACGCCACCGTATACAACGCCGACCGCACCGAGTCGCTGCTGTTGAGCGTCGGTCTGACGTCGACGGGCGGCACCGAGACGATCAACAACACCGACCAGTCGCTGGTCTTCCAGATCGGCGCCAACGTCGGCCAGACCGCTTCGATCGGCCTGCGCGACATGTCCGCCTCGTCGCTGGGCAAGAACATCGTCAGCAACCTGTTCCGGTCGCTCTCCGAGATCGACGTGACCACGGTTGAGGGCGCTCAGGATGCCCAGACGATCATCGATGCGGCCATCAACGAGGTTTCCACCACGCGTGGTACGCTCGGTAGCTTCCAGAAGAACACGCTGGAATCCAACCTGCGTAACCTCCGGATCGCGGCTCAGAACCTGACGGCTTCCGAGTCGATGATTCGTGACACCGACATGGCAGAAGAGATGTCAGAATTCACGAAGAACCAGATTCTGGTCCAGGCCGGCACCGCCATGCTGGCTCAGGCCAACCAGGTTCCGCAGACGGTTCTGTCGCTCTTCTAG
- the fliD gene encoding flagellar filament capping protein FliD: MPITSIDGISSGLNTTEIIESILAVERQPAVYMEQQVAAKTNLVSTYKAFQAKLLALATEARKLSRAATFEATGVTVSDDGHLSATASGRVGAGSYDFQVLSLARNHQLASQGFEDESLALFGTGSITIGVGDGVTKTITIDAGNNSLTGIRDAINAADTGVRASIINDGSSSNPYRLVLTSEKTGVKNKIVFDGSFAGGSSLNFTSASFDSPERIDMAATSDAAVSLGMTAAFTGAANKNYTFTVAGTGNQTIGSDNIVVNWTDGSNSGSILVTQADSEVALVGPGADGLTLSFSAGQLQAGDTFQVSTFAPLLQAASDARIAIGSSSGTGSPITVTSETNEFKNIISGLSLTVKKETALGETVSVQTDIDAAAIQATIKGLLDKFNDVMKFVDDQNDYNADTGESGVLLGDYSVQTMQESLRRSMTSVISGMESKFNQLATIGIRTNASGQLSIKDSAALENAIRSNLDDVVNMFINSGGSSNRAITFVSSTAKTLAGVEFDVDITQAATRGELRAISIADPYVTPLTLDATNNRLKFTVDGIQSDDIVLSERTYNSVDELIAELQRQIDNDARIGTRGLTVEWVESGDDSGHLRFRSSTYGSSSNVNVNTSVSNSAVSALGLAAAVGEAGKDVAGTINGEEAIGQGQLLKGKAGNATTDGLQLRVTLAEEDLVEGADGTVTIASGIASRLLNTVDGLSQAGTGMLDRRIKAVETQIEDINDQITAFDARLAQRRERLVLQYYAMEQALGQMNAISTYLTTNLSNLNTQWKFNQKD, encoded by the coding sequence ATGCCGATTACTTCGATAGACGGAATCTCTTCCGGTCTGAACACGACCGAGATCATTGAGTCTATCCTCGCTGTCGAGCGCCAGCCTGCCGTATACATGGAGCAGCAGGTGGCGGCCAAGACGAATCTGGTCAGCACCTACAAGGCCTTTCAGGCGAAGCTGCTGGCGCTGGCCACGGAGGCGCGCAAGCTGTCCCGCGCCGCGACGTTCGAGGCGACCGGCGTTACGGTCTCCGATGATGGGCATCTGTCCGCCACAGCGTCCGGTCGCGTGGGCGCCGGTTCGTATGATTTCCAGGTGTTGTCTCTGGCGCGCAATCACCAGCTGGCCAGCCAGGGATTCGAAGACGAATCGCTCGCTTTGTTCGGAACCGGGTCGATTACTATCGGCGTCGGCGATGGCGTTACCAAAACGATCACCATCGACGCCGGCAATAATTCGCTGACCGGTATTCGCGACGCGATCAACGCGGCTGATACCGGCGTTCGCGCCAGTATTATCAACGACGGGTCATCGTCAAATCCCTATCGACTCGTTTTGACTTCAGAGAAGACCGGGGTGAAGAACAAGATCGTGTTCGACGGGAGTTTCGCCGGCGGCAGTTCGCTGAATTTCACGTCGGCGTCGTTTGACAGCCCGGAACGGATCGACATGGCGGCGACTTCAGACGCCGCCGTCTCGCTGGGTATGACGGCCGCCTTCACGGGCGCGGCGAACAAGAATTACACGTTCACGGTGGCCGGCACGGGAAACCAGACGATCGGCAGTGACAATATCGTGGTCAACTGGACCGACGGCAGCAATTCCGGGTCGATTCTGGTAACGCAGGCCGACAGCGAGGTTGCCCTGGTGGGACCGGGAGCCGACGGCCTCACGCTGAGTTTCTCGGCGGGGCAATTGCAGGCCGGGGATACGTTCCAGGTGAGCACGTTCGCGCCGTTGCTTCAGGCGGCATCCGACGCGCGTATCGCTATCGGATCATCTTCAGGGACCGGCTCCCCAATAACCGTTACTTCCGAGACGAACGAGTTCAAGAACATCATATCGGGGCTGTCGCTGACGGTGAAGAAGGAAACCGCCCTCGGCGAGACGGTTTCGGTCCAGACTGATATCGACGCGGCCGCGATTCAAGCGACCATCAAGGGTTTGCTCGACAAGTTCAACGACGTGATGAAGTTTGTCGACGATCAGAACGACTACAACGCCGACACGGGGGAGAGCGGGGTACTGCTCGGCGACTATTCCGTCCAGACGATGCAGGAATCACTCCGGCGGTCCATGACGTCGGTGATTTCGGGCATGGAGAGCAAGTTCAATCAGCTCGCCACGATCGGCATACGTACGAACGCATCGGGCCAGCTATCCATAAAAGACTCGGCGGCGCTCGAAAACGCGATTCGAAGCAATCTCGATGACGTCGTCAATATGTTCATTAACTCGGGCGGCAGTTCGAACCGAGCGATAACGTTCGTGTCATCGACCGCCAAGACGCTGGCCGGCGTGGAATTCGACGTTGATATCACGCAGGCGGCGACCCGCGGAGAGCTTCGGGCGATAAGCATCGCCGACCCGTATGTCACGCCACTAACGCTTGATGCTACCAATAACAGGCTGAAGTTTACGGTCGACGGTATACAATCCGATGACATCGTGCTTTCGGAGCGCACCTACAACTCGGTCGACGAACTGATAGCCGAACTTCAGCGCCAGATCGACAACGACGCCCGGATCGGCACCCGCGGTTTGACGGTCGAATGGGTAGAGTCGGGCGACGACTCCGGGCATCTTCGGTTTCGCAGTTCGACTTATGGCTCCTCGTCAAACGTCAACGTCAATACGTCCGTTTCCAACAGCGCGGTTTCGGCGCTGGGATTGGCCGCGGCAGTCGGCGAAGCGGGAAAGGATGTAGCGGGCACGATCAACGGCGAAGAAGCGATCGGGCAGGGCCAGCTTCTGAAGGGAAAAGCGGGCAATGCAACCACCGACGGGTTGCAGCTACGAGTCACGCTGGCCGAAGAGGATCTTGTCGAGGGCGCCGATGGGACGGTCACGATCGCCAGCGGGATTGCCTCGCGCCTGCTGAATACGGTGGACGGGCTCTCGCAGGCGGGGACGGGCATGCTGGATCGCCGGATCAAAGCGGTGGAGACCCAGATAGAGGATATCAACGATCAGATCACGGCTTTTGATGCGCGGCTGGCGCAGCGCCGCGAGCGGCTGGTACTGCAATACTACGCCATGGAGCAGGCGCTGGGTCAGATGAACGCGATCAGTACCTACCTGACCACGAATCTCTCCAATCTCAATACGCAGTGGAAGTTCAATCAAAAAGACTGA
- a CDS encoding flagellar export chaperone FliS, producing the protein MDGRLNTYRTIDTLGKSPLDLVLQVYDGAITAFRAAADSYRENSYEKGHEAMQRARKFLVHLYTTLDKEKGQDIARSLEKLYTYLICQIDVAQATKDQDIIASNIKILENLKSGWKGLKDQKAEGKPAPSAAAAPAAGGFTISG; encoded by the coding sequence ATGGACGGCAGGCTGAACACCTATCGGACGATCGACACGCTCGGCAAGTCTCCGCTCGATCTTGTACTACAGGTATACGACGGCGCCATCACCGCCTTTCGCGCCGCGGCCGACTCGTACCGTGAAAACAGCTATGAGAAGGGGCACGAGGCGATGCAGCGGGCGCGCAAGTTTCTCGTTCATCTGTATACGACGCTGGATAAGGAAAAGGGGCAGGATATCGCGCGGTCGCTGGAGAAGCTGTACACGTACTTGATTTGCCAGATCGACGTGGCGCAGGCCACGAAAGACCAGGATATCATTGCCAGCAACATCAAGATTCTCGAGAATTTGAAAAGCGGCTGGAAGGGTCTGAAGGACCAGAAAGCCGAGGGAAAGCCGGCGCCGAGCGCAGCGGCGGCTCCGGCGGCAGGCGGGTTCACCATTTCGGGGTAG
- a CDS encoding HDOD domain-containing protein — translation MADTLTPSEPTVDSRVKQAVSNIRNLPTPPIVFHQIQKVINDPKVSAGQIAAILSEDPAMSVKVLKLTNSAFYGLSREVESVKQAVVVVGMEAIKNLVLSASVIDMFKGKDYDQEFQEQFWRHSLATAFGSRIIARRLKTRGMIDPDAGFSGGLLHDIGKIIVACYLPEQYKLYKAARAADPQTPDYELEERTIGFTHNQVGSLLAVQWKLPQKLNDAITYHHDPKAAPSGDAICYLVHIADFVAKKAFYFGDDEGRVGGLDATVREYMQVDDAQIDSFCELLKEEYVKAETFMQMAGIG, via the coding sequence ATGGCAGACACACTGACGCCGAGCGAGCCGACAGTCGACAGCAGAGTCAAGCAGGCGGTATCCAACATCCGGAACCTGCCGACGCCGCCGATTGTCTTTCACCAGATCCAGAAAGTCATCAACGATCCCAAAGTCTCGGCCGGTCAGATCGCGGCGATTCTCTCGGAGGATCCCGCCATGTCGGTCAAGGTGCTCAAGCTGACGAATTCGGCGTTTTACGGTCTTTCCCGTGAGGTCGAGTCGGTCAAGCAGGCGGTAGTCGTGGTCGGCATGGAGGCGATAAAGAACCTCGTGCTGTCGGCCTCGGTGATCGACATGTTCAAGGGCAAGGACTACGACCAGGAGTTCCAGGAGCAGTTTTGGCGGCACTCGCTGGCCACGGCGTTCGGCAGCCGCATTATCGCACGCCGTCTCAAGACGCGCGGGATGATCGATCCCGACGCCGGATTTTCCGGGGGGTTGCTCCACGATATCGGCAAGATCATTGTCGCCTGTTATCTGCCGGAGCAGTACAAGCTGTACAAAGCGGCCCGCGCCGCCGATCCGCAGACGCCCGACTACGAACTCGAGGAGCGGACGATCGGTTTTACGCACAACCAGGTAGGGTCGCTGCTGGCCGTACAGTGGAAGCTCCCGCAGAAGCTCAACGATGCAATCACGTACCATCACGATCCCAAAGCGGCGCCGTCGGGGGATGCAATCTGCTACCTCGTGCATATCGCCGACTTCGTCGCGAAAAAGGCTTTCTACTTCGGCGACGATGAGGGCCGGGTGGGCGGATTGGACGCCACGGTGCGCGAGTATATGCAGGTCGATGACGCTCAGATCGACAGTTTCTGCGAACTGCTCAAAGAAGAGTACGTGAAAGCCGAGACGTTCATGCAGATGGCCGGTATCGGTTAA
- a CDS encoding tail fiber domain-containing protein yields the protein MSRSIRRVFSMVVLLGVTAAWSHATSVQFPYQARLTDAAGEALSGSYTIQFSLYDVSSGGTALWTETHAGVVVDDGFLTAMLGSMVSIDPSLFDGSTRYLGIKIGSDPELSPRTPLAASPYAARAATVDGFAPGSNNVIAGLNGFAAGDSNTVLTDYSSIAGGYGNFAELTNIADSTFDTVGIFDSKELGHFDVHGFASDVMVFPCVYPPWWTPLFVGGGFGNTAIGNGSGVGWGGNNTAAGGFSAIAGGGANYAEMPFSFIGGGYCNQTLLPGRYQVVGGGIHNYAAGQMTTIGGGAYNGAMLGYTGRTIGGGFANRANNHVSTIGGGRGNGADGFAATIGGGEVNLALANYATIGGGRSDSATAQYATVAGGFGNHALGLQSAIGGGSRNRAEGQSSTIGGGEGNQALLHPYQFIGGGLNNQATDPLATIGGGQENVASTWATVGGGVNNQSVNEYTFIGGGLSNVANAYAAVVGGGSQNFSTNYATFVGGGQNNNALGRVATVGGGLGNVAQADTTFIGGGTENSAGSVGATIGGGRLNVVSARMASILGGEFNGAFSPGGVVGGGRYNRVGPGDHATVPGGFMNAAMEPYTFAAGTGATADDSCSFVWSDCCFDPATGVSLPFHSMLPRSFNVRATNGFYFLTGCDSVAAPGTGLPGVFISPGGSMWSSLSSRTMKKNIEEVDSRQVLDKVASLPIYFWSYNSQEDGIRHIGPMAEDFHAAFGLGDNNKTISTLDPSGVALAAVKELNKKVEEVQLLKSELKTVSAELAELKAQVAQLLAAQQKSGDGDGSLASVK from the coding sequence ATGTCCAGGTCCATTCGCCGAGTTTTTTCAATGGTCGTGCTGCTGGGTGTTACGGCGGCGTGGTCGCACGCGACATCCGTGCAGTTTCCGTATCAGGCACGGCTGACCGATGCCGCCGGAGAGGCGCTTTCCGGCAGTTATACCATTCAGTTCTCACTGTACGATGTCAGCAGCGGGGGGACGGCGCTGTGGACCGAAACGCACGCCGGGGTGGTGGTGGACGACGGGTTTTTGACGGCGATGCTGGGGTCGATGGTGTCGATTGATCCGTCGCTGTTCGACGGCTCAACGAGGTATCTGGGGATAAAGATCGGCAGCGATCCGGAGTTGTCGCCACGTACGCCGCTGGCAGCATCGCCCTACGCGGCGAGGGCCGCGACGGTGGACGGATTCGCGCCGGGCAGCAATAATGTCATCGCGGGGCTCAACGGATTTGCGGCCGGCGACAGTAACACTGTTTTGACGGACTACAGCTCGATTGCAGGTGGCTACGGCAATTTCGCGGAGCTGACCAATATTGCGGACAGTACGTTCGATACGGTCGGTATTTTCGATTCTAAGGAGCTCGGGCATTTCGACGTCCACGGTTTTGCGAGCGACGTGATGGTCTTTCCGTGCGTTTACCCTCCGTGGTGGACGCCGCTGTTTGTCGGGGGCGGATTCGGCAATACGGCGATCGGCAACGGGTCGGGAGTAGGCTGGGGAGGCAACAACACCGCCGCGGGCGGGTTTTCGGCCATTGCCGGCGGCGGGGCGAACTATGCGGAGATGCCGTTTTCATTTATCGGCGGGGGCTATTGCAATCAGACGCTGTTGCCGGGGAGGTACCAGGTGGTCGGCGGCGGCATTCACAATTATGCGGCGGGCCAGATGACCACGATCGGCGGCGGCGCCTATAACGGCGCAATGCTAGGGTATACGGGACGTACGATCGGCGGTGGGTTCGCCAACCGGGCGAACAATCATGTTTCGACGATCGGCGGTGGTCGTGGCAACGGGGCGGACGGATTTGCGGCGACGATCGGCGGCGGTGAGGTCAATCTTGCGCTGGCCAACTATGCGACGATCGGCGGCGGGCGGTCCGATTCGGCGACCGCGCAGTACGCCACGGTCGCGGGGGGATTCGGTAATCACGCGCTGGGGCTACAGTCTGCGATCGGAGGGGGAAGCCGCAACCGCGCCGAGGGGCAGTCATCGACAATCGGTGGCGGCGAGGGGAATCAGGCGCTGCTGCACCCGTATCAGTTTATTGGCGGTGGTCTGAACAACCAGGCGACCGATCCGCTGGCGACGATCGGTGGCGGGCAGGAAAACGTGGCGTCGACGTGGGCGACGGTTGGCGGAGGGGTTAACAACCAGTCGGTGAACGAGTACACGTTTATCGGCGGCGGGTTGAGCAATGTGGCAAACGCGTATGCCGCGGTGGTGGGCGGTGGCAGCCAGAATTTCAGCACCAATTATGCGACTTTCGTGGGCGGCGGGCAGAACAACAACGCTCTCGGCAGGGTGGCGACGGTCGGCGGCGGACTGGGCAACGTGGCGCAGGCCGACACGACATTTATCGGGGGCGGGACGGAGAACTCGGCCGGTTCGGTGGGTGCGACGATCGGCGGCGGGCGATTGAACGTGGTTTCCGCGCGGATGGCATCGATACTGGGCGGAGAGTTTAACGGCGCGTTCAGTCCGGGCGGCGTCGTAGGCGGAGGCCGGTACAACCGTGTCGGTCCCGGTGACCACGCCACGGTCCCCGGCGGATTCATGAATGCCGCGATGGAGCCATATACGTTCGCGGCAGGAACAGGGGCGACGGCCGACGACAGTTGTTCATTCGTGTGGTCGGACTGCTGTTTTGACCCGGCCACCGGCGTGTCGCTGCCGTTTCATTCGATGCTTCCCCGGAGTTTTAATGTCCGTGCGACCAACGGGTTTTATTTCCTGACCGGGTGTGACTCGGTAGCGGCGCCGGGCACGGGACTTCCGGGTGTATTTATTTCGCCGGGCGGGTCGATGTGGTCGTCGCTGTCATCGCGGACTATGAAAAAGAACATCGAAGAGGTTGACTCGCGACAGGTGCTCGACAAAGTGGCCTCGCTGCCGATCTACTTCTGGTCGTACAACAGCCAGGAAGACGGGATTCGACACATCGGCCCGATGGCCGAGGATTTCCATGCGGCCTTTGGCCTCGGTGACAACAACAAGACGATCTCGACGCTCGATCCTTCGGGAGTCGCGCTGGCGGCCGTGAAGGAGCTGAACAAGAAGGTGGAAGAGGTCCAGTTGCTGAAGTCCGAGCTGAAGACGGTCTCAGCCGAGCTTGCGGAACTCAAAGCGCAGGTGGCGCAGTTGCTGGCGGCTCAGCAGAAGTCTGGTGACGGAGACGGTTCGCTGGCATCGGTAAAGTGA
- the thrS gene encoding threonine--tRNA ligase — protein MAELQITLPDGSIRSYHAGTTGYEVAQSISPRLAKEAIAVKVNGEVRDLRAPIPADAPVAILTFDDPDGRKVFWHSSSHIMAQAVQELFPGVKLAIGPPIDEGWYYDFEVDRPFLPEDLDRIEKRMAEIIAQDAPFRCEVVTRADLIAHYRTMGEQYKVEILEEDIQDDTVTVYKHSTFEDLCRGPHIPSTGIVKAFKLTASSGAYWRGDERRTMLQRIYGVSYPKKAMLDEYLTRIEEAKKRDHRLIGKQQELFTISDEVGPGLVLWLPRGARVRNEIENFWREEHLENGYELIYSPHVADLKLWELSGHTGFYAENMFRPMELDQKSYQLKPMNCPFHIMMYKSRRWSYRDLPLRWAELGTVYRYEKPGVLHGLMRVRGFTQDDAHHFVTQERMEEELVWLLDFCIHMLRSFGFSNYAIMLSTRPEKAIGDVSDWEKAENGLRRALEKAGLAWGVDEGGGAFYGPKIDIQIKDAIGRAWQCSTIQFDFSLPERFDLTYIDSDGQQKRPYMIHRALLGSVERFFGVLIEHHAGNFPVWLAPEQVKVLPITDSQNPYAESVRKELIAGGLRASLDDRSEKIGAKIRDAELLKVPYMFIVGGKEADQGTVSVRRHGVGDRGAMSLEDAMALVHREIDSKALEREQ, from the coding sequence ATGGCCGAGTTACAGATCACATTACCGGACGGGTCAATTCGCAGTTATCATGCCGGTACGACCGGATACGAGGTGGCCCAGTCGATCTCGCCGCGCCTCGCCAAAGAGGCGATCGCGGTGAAGGTCAACGGTGAGGTACGCGATCTTCGCGCCCCAATACCGGCCGACGCGCCGGTGGCGATTCTGACGTTTGATGATCCGGACGGCCGGAAGGTGTTCTGGCATTCCAGTTCCCATATCATGGCGCAGGCCGTGCAGGAATTGTTCCCCGGCGTGAAGCTGGCGATCGGTCCGCCGATCGACGAGGGGTGGTATTACGATTTCGAAGTGGACAGGCCGTTTTTGCCCGAGGATCTCGATCGGATCGAGAAGCGCATGGCGGAGATTATCGCGCAGGACGCGCCGTTTCGGTGTGAGGTCGTGACGCGGGCGGATTTGATTGCGCACTACCGCACGATGGGCGAGCAGTACAAAGTCGAGATTCTCGAGGAAGATATTCAGGACGACACGGTCACCGTCTACAAGCACTCGACTTTCGAGGACTTGTGTCGGGGGCCGCACATCCCGAGCACCGGGATCGTCAAGGCCTTCAAGTTGACGGCCAGTTCGGGCGCCTACTGGCGCGGCGACGAGCGTCGGACCATGCTTCAGCGGATATACGGTGTGTCGTATCCGAAGAAGGCGATGCTCGATGAATACCTGACGCGGATCGAAGAGGCCAAAAAGCGCGATCACCGTCTGATCGGAAAGCAGCAGGAGCTGTTTACGATTTCGGACGAGGTTGGTCCCGGTCTGGTGTTGTGGCTGCCGCGCGGAGCGCGCGTGCGCAACGAGATCGAGAATTTCTGGCGTGAAGAACATTTAGAGAACGGGTACGAGCTGATTTATTCGCCCCATGTCGCGGACCTGAAGTTGTGGGAGCTCTCGGGGCACACGGGTTTTTATGCCGAGAACATGTTCCGGCCGATGGAGCTGGACCAGAAGTCGTACCAGCTCAAGCCGATGAACTGCCCGTTCCATATCATGATGTACAAGTCGCGTCGGTGGTCGTATCGCGACCTGCCGCTTCGCTGGGCGGAGCTCGGGACGGTGTACCGGTATGAGAAGCCGGGTGTGCTGCACGGGCTGATGCGGGTGCGCGGGTTTACGCAAGACGACGCGCATCATTTCGTCACGCAGGAGCGGATGGAAGAGGAGCTGGTGTGGCTGCTCGATTTCTGCATCCACATGCTCCGGTCGTTCGGGTTTTCGAACTACGCGATCATGTTGTCGACCCGTCCCGAGAAGGCGATCGGCGACGTGAGCGACTGGGAGAAGGCGGAGAACGGTCTTCGCCGCGCGCTGGAGAAGGCCGGTTTGGCGTGGGGGGTCGATGAAGGCGGCGGGGCATTTTACGGTCCGAAGATCGATATCCAGATCAAGGACGCAATCGGTCGTGCCTGGCAGTGTTCGACGATCCAGTTCGACTTTTCGCTGCCGGAGCGATTTGACCTGACATATATCGACAGCGACGGCCAGCAGAAGCGGCCGTATATGATTCATCGCGCCCTGCTGGGGTCGGTGGAGCGCTTTTTCGGCGTTTTAATCGAGCATCACGCGGGCAATTTCCCGGTCTGGCTCGCTCCGGAGCAGGTGAAGGTGCTGCCGATTACGGACAGCCAGAATCCGTACGCCGAGTCGGTTCGTAAGGAGCTGATTGCCGGGGGGCTTCGGGCCTCGCTGGACGATCGGTCGGAGAAAATCGGGGCGAAGATTCGCGATGCAGAGTTGCTAAAAGTGCCATATATGTTTATTGTTGGCGGCAAGGAAGCGGACCAGGGCACCGTGTCGGTGCGTCGGCACGGAGTCGGCGACCGGGGGGCGATGTCGCTCGAAGATGCGATGGCTTTGGTACATCGTGAGATCGACAGCAAGGCATTGGAACGCGAGCAATAG
- the infC gene encoding translation initiation factor IF-3 encodes MAKQDVRVNDRIRISPVRLIGVDGEQVGIVPTSEALQRARELELDLVEVSPNSRPPVCRIMDFGKYKYELSKKDRAAKKKQQSTQLKEMRYRPKIDEHDYSFKTKHVRSFLEAGNKVKAFVMFRGREMAHVEFGRQILSRLSEDIADVATVDVAPSLEGNRMSMILSPRPEVLKKAQAKGPSKDQSKASAGEEEEVVVEAGGDGDEADADSVQE; translated from the coding sequence ATAGCTAAACAAGACGTCCGCGTGAACGATCGCATTCGGATTTCACCGGTTCGGTTGATCGGGGTCGACGGTGAGCAGGTCGGGATAGTGCCGACCAGCGAGGCGTTGCAGCGCGCCCGCGAGTTGGAACTGGACCTGGTGGAGGTATCTCCCAACAGTCGTCCGCCGGTGTGCCGGATAATGGATTTCGGAAAGTATAAGTACGAGCTTTCCAAGAAAGATCGGGCCGCGAAAAAGAAGCAGCAGTCGACGCAGCTGAAGGAGATGCGGTACCGGCCGAAAATCGACGAGCACGACTATTCGTTCAAGACGAAGCATGTCCGCTCGTTTCTCGAGGCCGGCAACAAGGTGAAGGCCTTTGTCATGTTTCGCGGCCGGGAAATGGCCCACGTGGAGTTTGGCCGGCAGATACTGAGTCGTCTGTCGGAAGACATTGCGGATGTCGCGACCGTCGATGTGGCGCCGAGCCTGGAAGGCAACCGGATGAGCATGATTTTGTCTCCTCGGCCGGAGGTTTTGAAGAAGGCGCAGGCGAAAGGACCGTCGAAAGACCAGTCGAAAGCGTCGGCCGGGGAAGAGGAAGAGGTGGTTGTCGAGGCCGGCGGTGACGGCGACGAAGCCGACGCCGACAGCGTGCAGGAGTAA